AAAACCAAGGGTAAAAAGCGTCAAAGATCTTGCTGAATTGCGCAAACGACTTCGCTCAAGCGCTAAAAACTTTAAATCCAAGCTTACCATCTGCGGGGGTACAGGATGTCATGCCTCCCGTTCTCAGGACGTAATTGACGCAGTTAAAAAAGAACTTAAGAAACGGAAACTGGAAAAGAGCGTACGGGTACGCGTTACAGGGTGTCACGGCTTCTGCGAGCAGGGGCCATTAATGATTCTCGAACCGGGCAATATTTTTTACTGCGGTCTGAAGCCGGAAGATGCCGGTGAGATCATTGCCGAAACCATACTCAAGGGTGAGGTAATTGAACGTTTGCTATACACTGATCCCGTTACATCAAATAAAGTACAAACTGAAGCGGAAATTCCTTTCTACCGTGCCCAGGACCGTCAGTTGCTTGCGCAGAACAGGCATGTGGATCCGTGTTCTATTGAAGACTACATTGCTATCGGCGGGTACTCAGCGCTGGCCAAAACCCTTGCTGAATTTTCACCTGAAAAAGTCATCGAGGAGGTCAAGATTTCCGGTTTAAGGGGTCGCGGCGGAGGCGGATTCCCGACAGCCCGAAAGTGGGCCGAGTGCCGATCCGCACCCGGTGAGGAGAAGTACGTCATCTGCAATGCGGATGAAGGGGATCCCGGCGCCTACATGGACAGGAGTATTCTCGAAGGCAATCCGCACCTGGTTATTGAGGGCATGATGATAGGGGCCTGGGCCATAGGCGCCCGGCAAGGATACGTTTACGTTCGCAATGAATACCCTCTTGCGGTAAAACATGCGCGGATTGCAATACAGCAGGCCAGAGAATACGGCCTTTTAGGCGATGACATCCTGGGGGGCGGATTTTCCTTTGATATGGAAATCTGCCGTGGAGGAGGAGCTTTCGTCTGTGGTGAATCAACGGCGCTTATGGCTTCGCTGGAGGGCAAAGTGGGGGAACCGCGCCCTAAAGATGTGCATACCGTAACGGATGGTTTGTGGCACAAGCCCACAACCCTGAATAACGTCGAAACATGGGCAAATGTCTCTCCTATTATATCGAATGGAGCGGCATGGTTTGCCGGCAAAGGAACCAGGGGGAGCAAAGGGACCAAGATTTTCGCGCTCACCGGCCGGGTAAAGAATACCGGTCTTGTCGAGGTTGCC
This DNA window, taken from Syntrophales bacterium, encodes the following:
- a CDS encoding NADH-ubiquinone oxidoreductase-F iron-sulfur binding region domain-containing protein; protein product: MPKVKPRVKSVKDLAELRKRLRSSAKNFKSKLTICGGTGCHASRSQDVIDAVKKELKKRKLEKSVRVRVTGCHGFCEQGPLMILEPGNIFYCGLKPEDAGEIIAETILKGEVIERLLYTDPVTSNKVQTEAEIPFYRAQDRQLLAQNRHVDPCSIEDYIAIGGYSALAKTLAEFSPEKVIEEVKISGLRGRGGGGFPTARKWAECRSAPGEEKYVICNADEGDPGAYMDRSILEGNPHLVIEGMMIGAWAIGARQGYVYVRNEYPLAVKHARIAIQQAREYGLLGDDILGGGFSFDMEICRGGGAFVCGESTALMASLEGKVGEPRPKDVHTVTDGLWHKPTTLNNVETWANVSPIISNGAAWFAGKGTRGSKGTKIFALTGRVKNTGLVEVAMGTPLRTIVFDIGGGAINGRAVKAVQTGGPSGGCLPLDRLDLPVDFDALYDAGSMVGSGGIVVMDEKTCMVDVAKYFLAFLQDESCGKCVPCRLGIDRMLEIVTDITEGRGRPEQIDLLKELADTVASASLCGLGKTAPNPVLSTLRYFPEEYEAHINEKRCPAGVCRELIEYEIDAEKCNGCGACRRACPHDAIKGKKKEAHVINSRKCQKCGICLSGCKFDSIIVT